One segment of Taeniopygia guttata chromosome 17, bTaeGut7.mat, whole genome shotgun sequence DNA contains the following:
- the ABCA2 gene encoding ATP-binding cassette sub-family A member 2 isoform X2, with product MGFLHQLHLLLWKNVTLKRRSPWVLAFEIFIPLVLFFILLGLRQKKPTIPVKEAFYTAAPLTSAGILPVMQSLCPDGQRDEFGFLQYSNSTVTQILEHLSEAVEQSSLFDPQHPGLEEELESLRRHLEALSSPEPSSMETHFSSQAGSSFTLAWAAKDQGELRRFLMQNLSLPNSTAELLLGSSIDLREVYRQFFDSFPLVPDETRERDLWDEFGPSKKMTQLEKSLPSGWRSLQEQVVHRVLQDPVAAPHHPALLRMLSQALGLTSTAVAPSSAISDSPQAIVTEMENVLFTGPALEQLTCEQYPGGLHRLLRVSPRQQPLLAAYRALACNGSQTIRQERFAQLASELQKQLDTPKIVSRLKLEEVNSTATQHRLRALLEDLVEMEKVLQDMDILSALAKLLPRGACASKAVPPMANSTSWASTNATAGNATAEEEESAGESPSGTDSRQGQFSAFVQLWAGLQPILCGNNRTIEPEALKQGNMSSLGFTSKEQRNLGLLVHLMTSNPKILYAPVGTEVDKVILKANETFAFVGNVTHYARAWLNISPEIRAYLEEGRLQRRIHWLQQLTADLHKHPEILNVSDSDVLHNFLNGNFSLPNASILLQQLDTIDNAACSWVRFMAKVSVDIFKGFPDEESIVNYTLNQAYQDNVTVFASVIFQTNRDGSLPPHVTYKIRQNSSFTEKTNEIRRAYWRPGPNTGGRFYFLYGFVWIQDMMERALINTFVGHDVVEPGNYVQMFPYPCYTRDDFLFVIEHMMPLCMVISWVYSVAMMIQHIVTEKEHRLKEVMKMMGLNNAVHWVAWFITGFVQLSISVTALTAILKYGKVLMHSDVLIIWLFLAIYAVATIMFCFLVSVLYSKAKLASACGGIIYFLSYVPYMYVAIREEVAHDKITAFEKCIASLMSTTAFGLGSKYFALYEVAGVGIQWHTFSQSPVEGDDFNLLLSMMMLVVDAMVYGVLTWYIEAVHPGMFGLPRPWYFPFQKSYWLGNGRVETWEWTWPWSRNTRLSIMEEDQACAMESRRLEETRGIEEEPTHLPLVVCIDKLTKVYKTDKKLALNKLSLNLYENQVVSFLGHNGAGKTTTMSILTGLFPPTSGSATIYGHDIRTEMDKIRKNLGMCPQHNVLFDRLTVEEHLWFYSQLKSMAEEEIRKEMDKMIEDLELSNKRHCQVQTLSGGMKRKLSVAIAFVGGSRAVILDEPTAGVDPYARRAIWDLILKYKPGRTILLSTHHMDEADLLGDRIAIISHGKLKCCGSPLFLKSTYGDGYKLTVVKKQSDTRNGTEPGHSPLSHSSVSPCSEPRVSQFIKKYVASCLLISDTNTELSYILPSEAVKKGCFERLFQHLEQNLEELDLTSFGLMDTTLEEVFLKVSEEDQSLENSDVDMKESKDALQPPASELGPKSEANGEPLAKAAVPEKPEVELSNLVTCSKLAQSQASLRSVSSVGSVRGDEGGAYSEFFGDYAPLFDNRQDPDNISLQEQEAEVEAEDRDLAGRGSFKLEGSWLKLRQFHGLIIKRFHCAKRNTKALFSQILLPAFFVCVAMTVALSVPEIGDLPPLILSPSQYHNYTQPKGNFIPYANEERHEYRIRLSPDASPQQLVNTFHLPSGVGATCVLKTPFNNTLDQPMQTLNLNSNESKMLAAKYFDAMCIDSFTQGLPLSNFVPPPPSPAPSDYPMSMDEDLLHAWNSTTFSTVKGTVTSAPALPRIIHEPIKCTCSMQGTGFSCPSGVGGHPPQMKVVTGDILTDITGRNVSEYLLYTSDRFRLHRYGALTFGNVQKSIPASFGARAPATVRKIAVRRTAQVFYNNKGYHSMPTYLNALNNAILRANLPKSKGNPAAYGITVTNHPMNKTSASLSLDYLLQGTDVVIAIFIIVAMSFVPASFVVFLVAEKATKAKHLQFVSGCDPVIYWLANYMWDMLNYLVPATCCIIILFVFDLPAYTSPTNFPAVLSLFLLYGWSITPIMYPASFWFEVPSSAYVFLIVINLFIGITATVATFLLQLFEHDKDLKVVNSYLKSCFLVFPNYNLGHGLMEMAYNEYINEYYAKIGQFDKMKSPFEWDIVTRGLVAMTIEGFVGFFITIMCQYNFFRKPQCLPVSTKPIEDDIDVANERHRVLRGDADNDMLKIENLTKVYKSRKIGRILAVDRLCVGVRPGECFGLLGVNGAGKTTTFKMLTGDESTTGGEAFINGHSILKELLQVQQSLGYCPQFDALFDELTAQEHLELYTRLRGIPWKDEERVVKWALKKLELTKYADKPASTYSGGNKRKLSTAIALIGYPAFIFLDEPTTGMDPKARRFLWNLILDVIKTGRSVVLTSHSMEECEALCTRLAIMVNGRLKCLGSIQHLKNRFGDGYMITVRTKSSLNIKEVVRFFNRNFPEAVLKERHHTKAQYQLKSDQISLAQVFSKMEQVVDVLGIEDYSVSQTTLDNVFVNFAKKQSDNLEQQETSPNSVLQSPLEHVLSLLRPRTAPTELRALVVEEQEDLETDDEGLISFEEERAQLSFNTDTLC from the exons ATGGGGTTCCTGCATCAGCTCCATCTTCTGCTCTGGAAGAACGTGACACTGAAGCGGCGCAGCCCG TGGGTGCTGGCCTTCGAGATCTTCATCCCCCTGGTGCTCTTCTTCATACTCCTGGGGCTGCGGCAGAAGAAGCCAACCATTCCTGTGAAGGAAG CTTTCTACACGGCGGCCCCACTCACATCAGCCGGGATCCTGCCAGTCATGCAGTCCCTGTGCCCTGACGGCCAGCGTGATGAGTTTGGCTTTCTGCAGTACTCCAACTCCAC GGTGACACAGATTCTGGAGCACCTCAGCGAGGCAGTAGAGCAAAGCAGCCTCTTCGACCCGCAGCATCCAGGactggaggaggagctggagtcGCTGCGCCGGCACCTGGAGGCCCTcagcagccctgagcccagctccatggagacccACTTCAGCAGCCAAGCAG GGTCCAGCTTCACACTGGCTTGGGCAGCCAAAGACCAGGGTGAGCTGCGTCGCTTCCTGATGCAGAACCTCTCTCTGCCcaacagcacagctgagctgctcctgggctcTAGCATTGACCTGCGGGAG GTGTACCGGCAGTTTTTTGATTCCTTTCCTTTGGTACCTGATGAGACCCGTGAGCGAGACCTGTGGGATGAGTTTGGCCCCAGCAAGAAGATGACACAGCTGGAG AAGAGTCTACCCAGTGGCTGGAGGAGCCTGCAGGAACAGGTGGTTCACAGGGTGCTGCAGGACCCAGTGGCAGCCCCACACCATCCGGCACTGCTCCGCATGCTCTCCCAGGCCCTGGGCctcaccagcactgctgtggcacCCAGCAGTGCCATCTCTGATAGCCCCCAGGCCATTGTCACCGAGATGGAG AATGTCCTCTTCACCGGGCCAGCGCTGGAGCAGCTGACATGTGAGCAGTACCCAGGGGGACTGCACCGCCTCCTGCGCGTGTcccccaggcagcagccactgctggcAGCATACCGGGCACTGGCCTGCAATGGCAGCCAAACCATCCGCCAGGAGCGCTTTGCCCAGCTGGCCTCCGAGCTCCAGAAGCAGCTGGACACCCCGAAGATAGTCAGCAGG CTGAAGCTGGAGGAAGTGAACAGCACAGCTACCCAGCACCGCCTCCGTGCCCTCCTCGAGGACTTGGTGGAGATGGAGAAGGTTCTCCAGGACATGGACATCCTCTCAGCACTGGCTAAGCTGCTGCCCAGGGGAGCCTGTGCCAGCAAGGCCGTGCCACCCATGGCCAACAGCACCAGCTGGGCCAGCACCAATGCCACGGCTGGCAATGCCacagcagaggaggaagagagcGCTGGGGAGAGCCCGTCTGGCACCGACAGCCGCCAGGGGCAGTTCTCAGCGTTCGTGCAGCTCTGGGCGGGGCTGCAGCCCATCCTCTGCGGCAACAACCG GACCATTGAGCCTGAGGCACTGAAGCAGGGCAACATGAGCTCGCTTGGCTTCACCAGCAAGGAGCAGCGAAACTTGGGCCTCCTTGTGCATCTGATGACCagcaaccccaaaatcctgtaTGCACCTGTGGGCACCGAAGTTGACAAGGTCATCCTGAAG GCCAACGAGACCTTCGCCTTTGTGGGCAATGTCACCCACTACGCCAGGGCATGGCTGAACATCTCCCCTGAGATCCGAGCCTACCTGGAGGAGGGCAGGCTGCAGAGGCGCATCCACTGGCTCCAGCAG TTGACCGCTGACCTCCACAAGCACCCAGAGATCCTGAATGTCTCTGACAGTGATGTTCTCCACAACTTTCTCAATGGCAACTTCTCCCTGCCCAATGCCAgcatcctgctccagcagctggataCCATTGACaatgctgcctgcagctgggtCCGCTTCATGGCCAAG GTCAGCGTGGACATCTTCAAAGGCTTCCCAGATGAAGAGAGCATTGTCAACTACACACTGAACCAAGCCTATCAGGACAATGTCACGGTCTTTGCCA GCGTCATCTTCCAGACTAACAGGGATGGCTCATTGCCTCCCCATGTCACGTACAAGATCCGTCAGAATTCCAGCTTCACAGAGAAGACCAATGAGATCCGGCGGGCATATTGGCGGCCTGGCCCCAACACTGGCGGCCGCTTCTACTTCCTCTACGGCTTTGTCTGGATCCAGG ACATGATGGAGCGCGCCCTCATCAACACATTTGTTGGCCATGATGTGGTGGAGCCTGGCAACTATGTACAGATGTTCCCGTACCCATGTTATACCCGAGATGA CTTTCTCTTTGTCATCGAGCACATGATGCCCCTCTGCATGGTGATCTCCTGGGTCTATTCAGTGGCCATGATGATCCAGCACATTGTGACAGAGAAGGAGCATCGCCTGAAAGAG GTGATGAAGATGATGGGCCTGAACAATGCGGTGCACTGGGTGGCTTGGTTCATTACTGGCTTTGTCCAGCTCTCCATCTCAGTCACAGCACTCACTGCCATTCTCAAGTACGGCAAGGTCTTGATGCATAGCGACGTCCTCATCATATGGCTCTTCCTTGCCATCTATGCTGTGGCCACCATCATGTTCTG CTTTCTGGTGTCAGTGCTCTACTCCAAGGCCAAGCTGGCCTCTGCCTGTGGCGGCATCATCTACTTCCTCAGCTATGTGCCCTACATGTATGTGGCCATCCGGGAGGAGGTAGCCCATGACAAGATCACGGCCTTTGAAAAGTGCATTGCG TCCCTCATGTCCACCACGGCCTTTGGGTTGGGCTCCAAGTACTTTGCGCTGTATGAGGTGGCTGGTGTGGGTATCCAGTGGCACACCTTCAGCCAGTCACCCGTGGAAGGAGATGACTTCAACCTCCTGCTGTCCATGATGATGCTGGTCGTGGATGCCATGGTGTATGGGGTTCTTACGTGGTACATCGAGGCCGTGCACCCGG GCATGTTCGGCCTGCCACGGCCCTGGTACTTCCCTTTCCAGAAGTCTTATTGGCTGGGCAATGGGCGCGTGGAGACCTGGGAGTGGACCTGGCCATGGTCACGCAACACCCGCCTCAGCATCATGGAGGAGGATCAGGCCTGTGCCATGGAAAGCCGGAGGCTGG AGGAGACAAGGGGCATCGAGGAGGAGCCAACCCATCTCCCCTTAGTCGTCTGCATTGACAAGCTCACCAAAGTCTACAAGACAGACAAGAAGCTGGCGCTAAACAAGCTGAGCCTCAACCTCTACGAGAACCAGGTTGTGTCCTTCCTGGGGCACAATGGTGCAGGCAAGACCACCACCAT GTCCATCCTCACTGGCTTGTTCCCTCCAACATCGGGCTCTGCTACCATCTATGGCCATGATATCCGTACGGAGATGGACAAGATCCGGAAGAACCTCGGCATGTGTCCCCAGCATAATGTGCTCTTTGACAGGCTGACAGTGGAGGAGCATCTCTGGTTCTACTCGCAGCTCAAGAGCATGGCGGAGGAGGAGATCCGCAAGGAGATGGACAA gatGATTGAGGACCTGGAACTCTCCAACAAACGGCACTGCCAGGTGCAGACTCTCTCAGGCGGCATGAAGAGGAAGCTGTCGGTGGCCATTGCCTTTGTGGGTGGGTCACGGGCGGTTATCTTGGATGAGCCCACAGCTGGTGTAGACCCATATGCCCGAAGGGCCATCTGGGACCTCATCCTCAAGTACAAACCag GGAGGACCATCTTGCTCTCCACACACCACATGGATGAGGCTGACCTGCTGGGGGACCGCATCGCCATCATCTCCCATGGCAAGCTCAAGTGCTGTGGTTCCCCACTGTTCCTCAAGAGCACCTATGGTGACGGCTACAAGCTGACAGTGGTGAAGAAGCAGTCGGACACCAGGAATGGCACAG AGCCAGGCCACAGCCCCCTGAGCCACTCCTCTGTCAgcccctgctctgagcctcGTGTCTCCCAGTTCATCAAGAAGTATGTGGCCTCCTGCCTCCTCATCTCAGACACCAACACAGAGCTCTCCTACATCCTGCCCAGTGAGGCTGTCAAGAAGGGCTGTTTTGAGAGACTCTTCCAG CACTTGGAGCAGAACCTGGAAGAGCTGGACCTCACCAGTTTTGGGCTGATGGACACCACGCTGGAGGAGGTCTTCCTGAAGGTGTCTGAGGAGGACCAGTCTCTGGAGAACAGTGACGTGG acaTGAAGGAGTCCAAGGATGCCCTGCAACCACCTGCTTCTGAGCTGGGTCCAAAGTCTGAAGCCAACGGGGAGCCCCTGGCCAAAGCGGCCGTGCCAGAGAAGCCCGAGGTGGAGCTCAGCAACCTGGTGACCTGCTCCAAGCTGGCGCAGTCGCAGGCATCCCTGCGCTCAGTGTCTTCGGTGGGCTCTGTGCGTGGCGATGAAGGTGGGGCTTATTCTGAATTCTTTGGGGATTACGCGCCCCTGTTCGATAACCGGCAGGACCCTGATAACATCAGTCTGCAAG AGCAAGAAGCAGAGGTGGAAGCAGAGGACCGTGACCTGGCAGGTCGGGGAAGCTTCAAGCTGGAAGGCTCGTGGCTGAAGCTGCGTCAGTTCCATGGGCTGATCATCAAACGCTTCCACTGCGCCAAGCGCAACACCAAGGCCCTCTTCTCACAGATCCTCCTGCCTGCCTTTTTCGTCTGCGTGGCCATGACTGTGGCGCTCTCCGTGCCCGAAATAG GTGACCTGCCACCCCTCATCCTCTCGCCATCCCAGTACCACAACTACACTCAGCCCAAGGGCAACTTCATTCCTTATGCTAACGAGGAGCGGCATGAGTACCG CATTAGGCTGTCTCCCGatgccagccctcagcagctggtGAACACTTTCCATCTGCCCTCTGGTGTGGGGGCCACCTGCGTGCTCAAGACACCCTTTAACAACACACTGGACCAGCCCATGCAGACCCTCAACCTCAATAGCAATGAGTCCAAAATGCTGGCAGCCAAGTACTTTGATGCCATGTGCATCGACTCCTTCACCCAGGGCCTTCCGCTTTCCAACTTTGTGCCACCACCTCCATCCCCGGCTCCCTCTGACTACCCCATGTCAATGGATGAGGACCTGCTCCATGCCTGGAACTCCACAACCTTCTCCACTGTTAAAG GGACCGTGacctcagcccctgccctgccccgcaTCATCCATGAGCCCATCAAGTGCACATGCTCCATGCAGGGCACCGGCTTCTCCTGCCCTAGTGGCGTGGGGGGCCATCCCCCACAGATGAAGGTGGTGACAGGGGACATCCTGACAGACATCACAGGGCGCAACGTCTCTGAGTATCTGCTCTACACCTCAGACCGCTTCCGGCTGCACAG GTATGGGGCGCTCACGTTTGGAAACGTCCAGAAATCCATCCCGGCCTCCTTCGGAGCCAGGGCTCCGGCCACAGTGCGCAAGATTGCTGTGCGCAGAACAGCCCAG gTCTTCTACAACAACAAGGGCTACCACAGCATGCCCACTTACCTCAATGCCCTCAATAACGCCATCCTGAGAGCCAACCTGCCCAAGAGCAAGGGCAACCCTGCTGCCTATG GCATCACAGTCACCAATCACCCCATGAACAAAACGAGTGCCAGCCTGTCCCTGGATTACCT CCTGCAAGGCACAGATGTGGTGATTGCCATCTTCATCATTGTGGCCATGTCCTTCGTCCCAGCCAGCTTTGTGGTATTTCTGGTGGCTGAAAAGGCCACCAAGGCCAAACACCTGCAGTTTGTGAGCGGCTGTGACCCTGTCATCTACTGGTTGGCCAACTACATGTGGGACATG CTAAACTACCTGGTGCCAGCCACGTGCTGCATCATCATCCTGTTCGTGTTTGACCTCCCAGCATATACCTCTCCCACCAACTTCCCTGCTGtcctctccctcttcctgcTCTATGG CTGGTCCATCACCCCTATCATGTACCCGGCCTCCTTCTGGTTTGAGGTGCCCAGCTCTGCTTACGTCTTCCTCATTGTCATCAACCTCTTCATTGGCATCACAGCCACTGTTGCCAcgttcctgctgcagctctttgaGCACGACAAG GACCTGAAGGTGGTGAACAGCTACCTGAAGAGCTGCTTCCTTGTGTTCCCTAACTACAACCTTGGCCACGGCCTGATGGAGATGGCCTACAATGAATACATCAATGAGTACTATGCCAAAATTG GGCAGTTTGATAAAATGAAATCACCCTTTGAATGGGACATCGTGACACGGGGGCTTGTTGCCATGACAATTGAAGGCTTTGTTGGCTTCTTCATCACCATCATGTGCCAGTACAATTTCTTCCGGAAGCCCCA GTGCCTGCCTGTCTCCACCAAACCCATTGAGGATGACATTGATGTGGCCAATGAGAGGCATCGGGTCCTGCGTGGTGACGCTGACAATGACATGCTAAAGATCGAGAACCTGACGAAG gTGTACAAGTCCCGCAAGATTGGGCGCATCCTGGCTGTGGACCGGCTGTGTGTGGGTGTGCGCCCGGGGGAGTGCTTTGGGCTGCTGGGCGTCAACGGTGCGGGCAAGACCACAACATTCAAGATGCTGACAGGGGATGAAAGCACCACAGGTGGAGAGGCCTTCATTAATGGACACAG CATCCTGAAGGAGCTCCTGCAGGTCCAGCAGAGCTTGGGCTACTGCCCCCAGTTTGATGCGCTCTTTGATGAGCTGACGGcccaggagcacctggagctgtACACCCGCCTGCGTGGCATCCCCTGGAAGGATGAGGAGCGG GTGGTCAAGTGGGCACTGAAGAAGCTGGAGTTGACCAAGTATGCAGACAAGCCTGCCAGCACCTACAGTGGGGGGAACAAGAGGAAGCTATCCACAGCCATCGCACTCATTGGATACCCAGCCTTCATCTTCCTG